The genomic DNA CGGGGCACCTTGTAAGCGGCCAGGTGTTGGCGGCAGAAGGCCTCAATGTCCTTTTCCGTCACCTTGCCCCGGTACTCGGGCTTGAGGACGAGGAAGGCGGCCACGGTTTCCCCGCGGTAGGGGTCGGGGACGCCCACCACGGCGGCCTCCTGGACGGCCTCGTGGGTGTAGAGGACCTCTTCCACCTCGCGGGGGTAGATGTTGTAGCCGCCGGCGATGATCATGTCCTTTTTGCGGTCCACGATGTAGAAGTAGCCGTCCTCGTCCATGCGGGCCATGTCGCCGGTGTAGAGCCAGCCGTCCTTGAGGGCCTTTTGGGTTTCCTCGGGGCGGTTCCAGTAGCCTTTCATGACGTTGGGGCCCTTGACGATGAGCTCCCCCACCTCGCCCAAGGGCACTTCCTTCCCCTCCTCGTCCACCACCTTGGCCTCCACCCCGGGGAAGGGAAGGCCCACGCTCCCGAGCTTTCTTGGGCCGTGGAGGGGGTTGCAGTGGGTGACGGGGCTTGCCTCGGTCAGCCCGTACCCCTCCACCAGCTTGGCCCCGGTGAGGGCCTCAAACCGCTCCGCCACCTCGAGGGGCAGGGGGGCGGAGCCGGAGATGCAGGCCCGGACGCTCCTTAGGTTGCGCTTCTCAATCCCGGGGAAGTTGTTGAAGGCCACGTACAGGGTGGGCACCCCGGGGAAGAGGGTGACCCCGTGCTTCTCAATGGCCTCCACGATGGGCCCGATCTCGGGGCGGGGAAGGAGGACCAGTTTGGCCGCCCCCAGGAGGGCCAGGTTCATGGCCACGGTCATGCCGTAGACGTGGAAGAAGGGGATGGCTCCCAGAACCACCTCTCCCCCCTCCCGGAAGTC from Thermus hydrothermalis includes the following:
- a CDS encoding long-chain-fatty-acid--CoA ligase, which produces MHPWYAHYDPGVPKEAPTPRLLTEALRENARRYPKKVALEFLGRSLTYAALFRQVEAFAKGLQEAGLEPGDRVAIMLPNSPQFVVAFFGTLLAGGVAVNTNPMYTPRELSHQLRDSGAKALVILDQLLPRYQEVKEEVPVRILVRTGIQDYLPFPKNLLYPLMLKRKGQWPKTLEGIPWRRFLKPGTPSPVPLSLDDLALLQYTGGTTGVAKGAMLTHRNLSSNALQVRSWIPDFREGGEVVLGAIPFFHVYGMTVAMNLALLGAAKLVLLPRPEIGPIVEAIEKHGVTLFPGVPTLYVAFNNFPGIEKRNLRSVRACISGSAPLPLEVAERFEALTGAKLVEGYGLTEASPVTHCNPLHGPRKLGSVGLPFPGVEAKVVDEEGKEVPLGEVGELIVKGPNVMKGYWNRPEETQKALKDGWLYTGDMARMDEDGYFYIVDRKKDMIIAGGYNIYPREVEEVLYTHEAVQEAAVVGVPDPYRGETVAAFLVLKPEYRGKVTEKDIEAFCRQHLAAYKVPR